A segment of the Cricetulus griseus strain 17A/GY chromosome 6, alternate assembly CriGri-PICRH-1.0, whole genome shotgun sequence genome:
tgaaaataatattatcttTCTCTCTGTAAATTAAGTTCAAATCAGTTAAAATGCAACAATCATATGTTTTATTTTGCCTCagcaacataatatttttaaacatatttaaatattttagcatttcatttttaagatttaacatTGAATTTTTAAGGAATGTCTCCAGAATCCTGATGTAGAAACATGGAATTATAtcctttatatatttaataatgtataacataaaatttaccatAGCCACACAAATATGTATCATCCAACTTCATAATAATGGACATTAAAGTAAGAATGACACAAGTTAAAGAGTGGAGTATTCCAAGTTAAGTGTGCTCCCTTATTCTCCCCAATTATGTTTGATGTTTATGAATGATTATTGCTATTTTCCTATTTAAGAATGTTCACAGAAATTGAACATCCTGAGCCCTGCACTATGTTGGTGCTGTTCATGTCTTAGTGTCTCCTTTAAGTCAGATGAACTAGCAAGACACCAGAAAAGGTTGTTTCATTGCACTGGTGAACCCACTGTGTTCACCAGTGCAAATACAGGAATGATATCAAGGCCCATCCCATTCCAGATATAACAAGATTACGACAATTGAAGTTTTTAAGCAATCATCAGAGCATTTGTGAAAGCTGAGAGAAGGCCAACAAAATAGTAAGAGGACACAGATTACAGACTGTCAGGTAAAGGAACATTCTTACCTAAATGGGTGAGTTATAAATGTTTGATTCATAAAATATCTATCTATGGTTACTTTAGACAGCTCTCTCTTTTGTTAGTATCTGCAATGCATCATCTTATATTATATTGTTTCCCTGGCTCATTTCACCTTTATAGCATTTTAAGGGCTGGGGTTATTAATACAAAGATTCCAAACATGTTTACCCTTTCAGAATTATTATTCATAtgcttaataaaataattaaatgcattaacaaattttgttgctattttaatgGTTATAATTGAAAattgcataattttaaaaaggacataTTTTAATACTAAGCCaatatattttcacttttttatgtAGATGCTGCTTAACAGTCATGCTGACATCAATATTGTCTATCATCATTGATACATGCTTTCTAAAATGTAGTTACAATACCTGAAGGACATTTTCAAGTATAAGAGCTTGATCTGTGTTACTATTCCATTTTCTGTCAGAGGTACACAAGTACCTTAGTTTGTTCTGTGACAATGACTACTACATGAACAAGCTGGCATTGCTGGGTATTTGATTGCAGAAACTAGACATTTTttatattaacttttattttgaatgaTTTAATTGAGTAAACATTCAAAGGGTATAGATGATAAGAATTATTCAATTAATGTAAGTTTTGTCTTCCTTTTACTGTCCCAATTTGATCTTCTTGACATAATGAATTTATGTAGAGCAGGAAGTCTGAGGGAAGTGTTATACATTTATTCGTGGGCAAAGGACACACATTTAGGTTTTTATTAGTGATAGTTTAGTAAAGTAGCCTTCACTCCTTATCagggaaaattttcttttcaaaagactGGGACCACTAGAGAAAACCACAAATAATGACAATACAGAGTTTTGGAGTCCAGTCCAGATAGACACatctataaaatatttacaaacctCAGGCTTAAGGAACATTTTTACAGAatggatggaaagattgtaagatctgAGTttaagattgtgtctcctaataATAGCTAATTTTCATGCATAAATTCTCCCAACAGGATCACCAAAACTTGAGCTAAACAGTGTGGCTCCAATAAACATATGTCAGCATGGACATGGTATGTACACAAGATATTGATTATACacaagaactacagacaactaaagaATGGCGATattgggagaaatagtcttccctagaaaaaatcacaaaaattggTTGTCCAATACTAAgtgctcagccctgaaaacatatatgagCATCATTACCCAAACTGAAAaacttatatacatatgtatatgtgtggacaTTTTTGAAGGAATTTATGTATATCCATATACATAATTCATGTAATAACACAACAGAAAGACATGAATATGAAAGATAGTAAGGAATGGTATATGGTggagtttggaaggaggaaaagtaagggagaaatgtaattattttataatatcaaaaataaatatgtactacatcttaaaatatatttcatcacTGTGACTGAccagattctttctttttatttttaaatatataaaaagactAGTAAAGTTTTAAACACTGATGCTGGTAGTACAGCTGGAAGTAGGAGTAGAGTGTCATCCTTCTCATACctcaacactctcttctgataTTCTAACTACATTCATGACATCATGTTTTGCTGTTGTCTTAAGAGCCAATTGAGAGACATAATTAGCAAGTTCAAACACAGAAATATCACCGGGAGCTTTTAGAACCTGAAGTAATTTGCTCCAAGACACAGAACAAATAGCAAATTCTGTATTGGGTGCATTTGCTAGAGTCAGGAGCTGGTGCTCTGActcatttcttcccattttcttcccAGCTTTAGCCTTCCACTGGTCTAGCCAGACCCTCATTCATGTATCCTATACTTTCCTCCAAGATAAATAGGTATTTGCTTAAGTTATTACCATTTGAAGTTTGTTTTATCCTCCTGTTATTGGATGTTATTTGTAAATGGTTTTGGAATTTAAAGTTGGTAAATGAGTGGAAAATCTGTGGGTAAGGCGTTTTACTAATTACTTAATAGCTATGTTTGATAATGGTGCAATTGTTAAAAGAAACTTTGCTACACTTAGAAGTCTGACATATAATCATAATCTTAGGAGCTAAGCACATACATTATACCTGGACATTTTTTATTATCCAAACAtagctgtttctttttccatgtatGGAGAGCTCTGCATTTTAGGTATTGAATAATTTGTCTCTGCTTCAATCTCATTAATTTTCAACTATCATACTGAAAATTATCCCTTTTGTATTCTCAGTGAAATCAAAGCACTGAAAGAAATTTTGGAACTGACCTTAATAAGTGATTGGTGTCTACAAAACTGTAAACTGGATTGAAGCAAATGTTTATCATCATTGTCAAATTACATGCTCTCTATTGAACATTCATCTTTCCATGGAAACCATGCAAAACCTGAGTTTTGTAACtgagtttgtttttgtggggCTTTCACAGAATCCAAATATTCAAAGATTAATGTTTATCATATGTTTCCTTGTTTACATTGTAACTGTTGGAAGCAACATGATGATTGTGGTAACCATTATTTGCAGCCCAAAATTGCTAGACTCacccatgtatttctttttggttttcctaTCCTTACTGGATGCAAGCTTCTGTTCTGTCATGACACCTAAAATGACTGTGGATTCTCTCTACAAGAGAAAAATCATCTCTTTTAAAGGCTGCATGATACAACTTTTTGCTGCACACTTCTTTGGTGGGGCTGAGATGATTGTTTTGACAGCCATGGCCTACGATCGCTATGTGGCCATTTGCAAGCCCTTACACTACTCTTCTATTATGACAAGGCGGCTCTGTGTCACTTTGGTGGGGGTGGCCTGGGCAGGAGGACTCCTACATTCTACTGTACAAATTATCTTCACTTTGCAGCTGCCCTTCTGTGGACCCAATGTCATTGACCACTTCATGTGTGACTTGTTCCCATTACTGGAGCTTGCCTGCACTGACACTCACATCTTCGGCCTTTTAGTGATTGCCAACAGTGGTTTTATCTGCATCATAGTCTTCTTCTTGTTGCTTGTGTCTTATGgttttatcttgctctctctgAGATTTCACAGTTCTGAAGGTCGATGGAAAGCTCTATCTACTTGTGGGTCCCATATTGCTGTGGTGGTCTTGTTCTTTGTCCCATGTACATTTATATATGCAAGGCCTCACACTGGCTCCTCATTTGACAAAATGATAGCATTATTTTATACTATGCTGTCCCCCTTTCTTAATCCTATGATTTATACTTTTAGGAATAAGGACATGAAAAATGCCATGTGGGAATTGTGGAAGAAATTGATAATGGTTTccaatgaaaagtaaaaaaaaagttacattttatcaaaataattttgaagtataaaaaatcaaaattatcaCAAACACTAGAGTATGTTTATTACCTGCAACAATTTAAAGTAATTCTCCAGAATTAGCATTAATTTGTCAGTTAGAgtatattattttcccttttatatcTGGCATGTCCCCTCCATTGCAAATAACCACCTGTAAATTAAAGAGAATTGAATTTTATACTTAGGAtctattaataaaaaagaatgcattcAAAATTACAATGTTtgctattcattcattcaaaattctaaaagaaattaaaaatatcatagaCATTTGAATGAAAATTTGTTCAGTCTAcattaagagaaagaaataaatttatgattGTGAACTCTTTAACAGACAATTTAGGAAAGAGAGTCTTTACAGAACTACTGCTGGTCCCTGTCTCTTCTGACTCTATTATTTCACTGGAGCTCTTTGCCATTTGCCATAAAATTTGAATCATTAGTTGTTATCTTGAGAAATAATACTTGGTTGGCCCATTCCAACATGTACAGGTTTTCTTTTTGGGTGGAGTGATATTTTATGCCAGTCAGTCTGGGACAGGAGATGGAAAGTGTTTGTCAATGAGTATCTACTATGAAAAATAATCACAAGAATTCTAGAGAAGCTACATAATCAAAATAGTTGTATTGTTGCTAGATTTCAAATTCCACAAGCATACCATCATTACTGAAACAGTAATAGAACTGTTTTTACTGAATAGTACTGAAAATAACTAAATCATTTTGTCCTTTTTTTAGTCTCACATATTCTCAAAGCCATGATCTATTACAAATATGTGTCTATTTTCAAGCCCTTAGTTGCTCTTCCATCTTGAACTGGGAATTCTGATGAGGGTAGATTGGTCTTGTGGCTTTTTGCAATCTATAATTCATGTTCTGATTACTTTGTAGTTGTTCTGTGTTATAATACTTTTGTGTATGACTTGTACTCACTTTTGTACATTATTTATTCCTAAGAATATATCAAATAAGagacagaaattattttattttagtgtcaTCTTTTGGTGAAGTTCATGAATTACTAAGTTTTAATCCATTATCTGGACAAGCAAGCCTATTTCAGCAAACTTAGACATTTATAACCAACTACAGATAGATGTCCTGATGTGCTTTTCCTTCAGGTTTTTAAGGGTTTGTTAGCTGTACAATCTAAGAGGTCATATATAAAACTTCTATACACACACCTATTGTGTTTGATCATATCCTTGTAATCAATTGCTCTGATTCCCCCTTCATTCATAGTGGTTTCCTTTTTActcttttgtctttattattttccCCTCACTCACATATCAGATGaaacataaaatagtttttttgaGTTGTGAAGTGGCGTATTTTTCTTAATACATTCTTCTtttgttccattttctttcaaacaacatAGTTTTCTCTGTTCATCCATTTTCTCTCAAAcaacataattttattcttatttatgactCCAACAATGCTATGTTGTCTCTAGatactgaattttcttttttagttgatCTGTTGGTGGTCACCTTGTCTGATTCCATAATTTACATATAGTAAATGATTTGTAAACATGAGTATAAAGGAATCTTCATTGTAAGTTTACTAAGTTCAATGGGTAGACACCCAGTAGTGGTAGGgctatgtttttatgttttaatcttAAAGTATTTGGGAACTTGTCATAGTGATTTTCAAATGGCTGAAGATATTTTCACCAGCTTTGAATAaatcttctttccctctcttagAAATAAGGTCAGACTTAAAAACAAAGGGACTACCATTTCAACTGATGAGCATGGAGAAAGCAAACTTTACTCTTGATTAACTAGGTATACAGCAAAGAGTAAACACACTGAGACAGGAAATACATTTGGGTTTTATCTCATTCTGATGgtggttttgtgttttcctttttgactAGGCTTTTATCTCACAATTACATTCATTTGGCTAGTCTGAAATGAATCAGTACACAGAAAATGACAGAACAAGAATAAAGTGATTAATGCACAAGACCATCAAATTCCTAAAGCAGAGCCATTTGACTTTGTATAAACCAGGGCATTACTGGATAGGGAGAATTGAAATGTTTCCATAAAAGGCTTACATGAAGGgggagataaaaatattttaattccttgCTCTAAGCAATATTTAATAGTATTTGATAGAAAAGTTTcctatttaatatttcttatacCTCTCACCCTCCATTTACTTGattgcctgtttttttttgtcttcttgatgatagccattctgacagttgtgaGGTGGAATGTCAGCACAGTTTTTATTCAGATATTCTTACTGGagaaacttattttatttaattaaaattttaattcatattttagtaATTTTGTATTCCTCATTGAAGAGTCTACCCTATCTGATGGTAGCAGTATGTGAAAGGGTGGGATGCTCTAATAACAAAGGATATTATAATTCATATATGAAAAGAGTTTGgtttaaggagaaaagaaagacactaTCAGAAAATATATAGTTCTTTATCTTTTCTATAGCATTGCAAATAAACATCAGCCTGCCTGGAAGATACTTTCACTGGTGCAGCATTAACATGAAAgttatgggagtaaccagccTGCTCTGTTAAAGTTCATGTTCACTTTATGATATGATACCAATACATGATGCTGTTAATGGAGCCAAAAACCTGAGGCCAGATCGGTCCTGGGCTCTATAGGAAAAGTAGTGCAATTATTTGGCTAAATGTACACAGCATTAAAATATCCTCCAATAAACTTCTCAAAAATGGCAATTAACAGAAAGACTCATAGCTCGACAATGTGCAGACAGTGACAAGCTTTAGAGCACACCTATCTCCTCAAGGCTTAGATATCTATTTGGAAAAGGAGACAGATGTTAAGAACAAGAACTGGTAGATgaatttatgaaaacaaaattttccaaACACAATTGGGCAGATACATATATGAACTGAGAAGATGGACAGAAGACACAGGACTTGCACcagctcaaaccacacaaaatttaagcacagagaaggggaagtagGCCTAAATCCTCACACCTAACCAAGAAGATATTTGCAAGAGAATATCAGTTTTCCTCAGTGGAGCAACAATAATCATATTGATCACATGTCAGTGAAGGCCCATGCTGAGAAATAATTAGTCAACACAAAATGGGGCTCCATATATTTTTtctatggtttttattttgttttggtaatatttacttactgtttttgtctttttagtttggttttctttttctcttgagagagaaagatacagaGGGAAAGAATAAGAAGTTGAGAGGGTAAGGAGGGGGGAAGGATCTgtgaggagttggagggagagaaaaaatatgatcaaaatattttgcatgaaacaaataatgaaaaagtaaaacttaattccaaaAGAAGCTTTTATGCCATGTTTATTCAAATGACTGAGAACACATCTAGGACTTA
Coding sequences within it:
- the LOC100770068 gene encoding olfactory receptor 4C15-like isoform X2; translated protein: METMQNLSFVTEFVFVGLSQNPNIQRLMFIICFLVYIVTVGSNMMIVVTIICSPKLLDSPMYFFLVFLSLLDASFCSVMTPKMTVDSLYKRKIISFKGCMIQLFAAHFFGGAEMIVLTAMAYDRYVAICKPLHYSSIMTRRLCVTLVGVAWAGGLLHSTVQIIFTLQLPFCGPNVIDHFMCDLFPLLELACTDTHIFGLLVIANSGFICIIVFFLLLVSYGFILLSLRFHSSEGRWKALSTCGSHIAVVVLFFVPCTFIYARPHTGSSFDKMIALFYTMLSPFLNPMIYTFRNKDMKNAMWELWKKLIMVSNEK